The genomic window GGACTGGGTTTCTCCGGAACTTAAAGAAGAAAGCCTGCACGACTACATGCTGGCGCAGGGCAAGCCGGGTATCGCCGGTGTAGACACCCGAGCCCTCACGCTTTACCTTCGCGAACATGGCGCCCAGAAAGCCTACCTCCATGTTTCTGACGAAGAAATGAGCGAAGAAGACGCCATCAAGAAAGCTCAGGAATGGGAAGGTCTCGACGGCCAGGACTACGCCAGTAAGGTCAGCGACCCCAACGGTTACGAACTTTCTACCGAAGGCGACTTGAATATCGTGGCGCTGGATTTCGGTATCAAGATCAACATTCTGAGAAACCTGGTAAGCCAGGGCATGAAGGTGACGGTGCTCCCCATTTCTGCCTCCTACGAACAGATCATGGCTAAAAACCCTGACGGAGTATTCCTTTCGAACGGCCCTGCCGACCCGAACAGCCTCCCGCAAGTGGTCGCAGTCGTCAAGCAACTTCTGGGCAAGGTTCCTCTAATGGGCATCTGCCTCGGCAACCAGCTCCTGGGCCTCGCCTTAGGCGCAAATGTTTCCAAACTCAAGTTCGGCCACCACGGCTGCAACCATCCGGTTAAGAACCTGAAGACCGGCGCAGTGGAAATCACGAGCCAGAACCACAACTATGCGATCGATGCTATTACGCTCCCCGAAGAAGTCGAAGTCACTCACATCAACCTGAACGACAACACGGTCGAAGGCATTCGCCACACGCAATTGCCGGCATTCAGCGTGCAGTACCACCCGGAATCTGCTCCGGGCCCGAACGATTCTCTCTACTTGTTTAGTGAATTCAGACAAATGATCGAAGAATTCAAAGCAAAACAAGTCAGCACCCCCAAGCCCGCTGAAGTCCCCAAAGAGGTAAAAAATGTCCTCCTCTAAAGCTGCCGCAAAAAAACAGACCAAGTACATTTTCATTACCGGCGGCGTGGTCAGTTCGCTCGGTAAGGGAATCACCTCGGCCTCGCTGGCGCTGCTTCTCAAGAGCCGCGGCTACAAGGTGTTCATGCAGAAGCTGGACCCGTATCTGAACGTGGACCCGGGCACCATGAGCCCCTACCAGCACGGTGAAGTCTTCGTGACCGATGACGGTTACGAAACCGACCTTGACCTAGGCCACTACGAACGTTTTGCCGGCGTGCAGTGTTCCAAGGCTTCGAGCTACACTTCGGGCCGCATCTATTCCTCCGTACTCGCGAAGGAACGCGCGGGCAAGTACCTTGGCGGCACCGTGCAGGTGATTCCGCACATT from Fibrobacter sp. UWB15 includes these protein-coding regions:
- the carA gene encoding glutamine-hydrolyzing carbamoyl-phosphate synthase small subunit, which translates into the protein MTDKFQWKAKREKKAFLALADGAVFRGYAFGAKTDTVGEAVFNTGMAGYKQIITDPSYAGQFVVFTTAEVGAYAANIEKNESRQVFLNGIVVNSLDWVSPELKEESLHDYMLAQGKPGIAGVDTRALTLYLREHGAQKAYLHVSDEEMSEEDAIKKAQEWEGLDGQDYASKVSDPNGYELSTEGDLNIVALDFGIKINILRNLVSQGMKVTVLPISASYEQIMAKNPDGVFLSNGPADPNSLPQVVAVVKQLLGKVPLMGICLGNQLLGLALGANVSKLKFGHHGCNHPVKNLKTGAVEITSQNHNYAIDAITLPEEVEVTHINLNDNTVEGIRHTQLPAFSVQYHPESAPGPNDSLYLFSEFRQMIEEFKAKQVSTPKPAEVPKEVKNVLL